Part of the Pseudomonas baltica genome is shown below.
CTGCATGGGCGGGGCTCTCTACCTGTCGAGTGATGGTTCGGGTGGGTTGCACGTATCAGGAAGAGCAGGACGCCCCCCTCGACCGGAGGATGATCACGGTTGCAGGTTAGAACCGGAAAGAATATTTAATTATTTATTTATACTCTTTTTCACATTCCGGTTCAGTGAACTCGCCGCCATAAGCTCAGCACTACTGGGTATTTATCGGCCCACCGCGCCGATGGTTACGCTCGCCGCCACTCACTTGCGAGGACGTGCCATGCGCCTGCCATTCAAACTGCTCTCTACCGTGGCGGCAATCGCCGTCGCCAACCAAGCTGGTCCAGGAGCTCTCGCAACGCGAAGGCCTGACCTTGCGCCAACTGGGCAAGCGCTTTGGCGGTAGCCGCTCGCACAGGGTGCTGGCCGGCACCGCCAGCGAGATCGCCGACGACCTGGAGCAATGGTTCAGCGAGCAGGCTTGTGATGGTTTCAACATCATGCCGCCGTACCTGCCGGATGCGCTGACCGAGTTCGTCGATCAAGTGGTCCCGCAGCTGCAAAGGTGCGGACTGTTCCGCCAGGAATACACCGGCACCACGCTGCGCGAACATCTGGGCCTGGAGCGGCCTTGGAGTCAATTTGCCCAACATGAACAACCCTGTAGCGAGGGGTTAGTCCTCCCGCCGTAGCTGACCCAGTCCGCTCAGCGGCAGCGCTCTCGCTACAGGGAAGGGTTATATCCATAGACCCCACAAGCCTTGGACGATCTGCATTTTCGGCATATATATTCAACTGGATATTACCATTTTGCATATCTATCCAGGTTCCGCATGCACCCTCTTCGCCACGGTCTTACCCTCACCCTGCTCGCCAGCGCGCTGCTCAGTGGCTGCGACAAACCCGCCGCCCCAGCCGCCACTGCGCAAGCGTCCACCGAAGCGGCCAAGCCCCATGCAGGCGGCGATGTGTCGTGGGGCATTACCACGGAACCGGTGTGCTTCGACCCGCACCGCTCCGGGCAGCAGAACGCCTTTATCATCATCCGCAACTACGTCGATTCGCTGATCGGCAAGCAGGCCGACGGCAGCTTCGCACCGTGGCTGGCCAAGAGCTGGAGCATTTCCCCGGACGGCCTGCAATATAGCTTCGTGCTGCGTGACGACGTGACCTTCACTGATGGCGAGCCCTTCAATGCCGAGGCGGTGAAAGCCAACCTCGACTACATCAAGGACCCGAAACACACCGCCATCGCCGCTTGGTTCCTCGAGTACTACGACCATACCGAGGTCGTCAACGACCACGAAGTGAAGATCGTCCTCTCGCGTCCGGATTCAGCGATGCTCGAATCGTTGTCCAGCGTCAAACTCGGCTTCCTTGCGCCCAAGACCCTCGACAGCGCGACCGACTCCTGCGCCGGTGGCCCTGGGCTGGTCGGCACCGGGCCGTTCATCTTCCAGAACTACCAGCGCGGCCAGACTGCCCGCTTCGTCAAGAACCCTGACTACAACTGGGGTCCGGCCTACGCCAAGCACACTGGCGCCGCCTACCTGGACTCGGTGACCTACCGCTTCATCCCCGAATATGCAGTGCGTGCCGGCGCCTTGAGCTCCGGTCAGGTCGACTTGATCGAGGGCGTGCAGCCCACCGACATCTCGCTGTTCAAGGACGCCAAGGGCTTTCAGTATCTGGTCGGCCCGTCGGCGGAAACGTCTTTCACTCTGAACATCAACTACACCCACGGCGTCGCTACCGACGTGCGCGTACGCCAGGCACTGCGCGATGGTTTCGATGTCGATGCGCTGGTGAAGAGCCTGTACCTGGGCACGGTTCCCCGCGCGTGGTCCAATATCGGCCCCGACAACCCGGCCTATAACAAAGCGCTGGCAGGTACCTGGGGCAACAAGATCGACGCCGCCAACAAGCTCCTCGACGACGCCGGCTGGACCGGCCGCGATGCCGAGGGCTACCGCACCAAGGACGGCGAGCGCTTGCGCATCGAAGTCGGCTTCCCGCAGCCCTTCGTGCGTGACAACCGCGACGTGCTGATCCAGTCGATCCAGGCTGCGGTGAAGAAGAACATCGGCTTCGACCTCGACCTCAAGATCACCACCGGCGGCGACTGGGCCAAGCGTCGGGTCGATGGCACCTGGAGCATCTACCCCAACACGCTCAACCCGTCCGACACCGCCCTGTCGCTGCGCGATGTGCTCGGCAGTCCGGGTTTCTATAGCGGCGTGCGGGACAAGGCGGATCCGCTGATTCTGGATTTGATCGCCAAGGCGCGGGCCACTTCGGACCTCAAGGCTCGGCAGCCGATTCTGGACAGCATCCAGCAGCGCGCGGTGGACCAGGCCTATCTGATACCGTTGTTTGCGCCGAGTTATCAGATTGCAGCGAAAGATACGCTGCACGGGTTGGGGTTCGAGGCGCAGCTGGATTCGCCTTCCAATTTGTATGATGCGTGGGTGAGTCCGGCGAAGTAATCCGAGTCTACGGTCAGGCGCAAGCCCCACAGGTGCATGACTCATGAAGAGTGTGCACCGTGGGAGCAAAGCTTGCTCGCGAACAGGCCAGCCGACTCACCGCAGAGGTATCATGATCGACCGCAGCGGATCAAAAAGACTCCTTGTACGGCCGCAGATCCAGCTCCTGTGTCCAGGCACTGCGCGGCTGCGAATGCAGATACCAATACGCTTCGGCGATATCCTCAAGCCGCAACGCGATAGCCACCGGCCGAAAAACGCCGTGCCAGCGCCGCGCCCAGCCCTTCAACCGCACCGACACCGGTGATCCAGACGACCCCTTCGGCACCTGTAGACATGGAATTTTTCCTGTAAGAAAGACAGATGTTCCACTCTACTGATTACGCTTGAGCCAGCCCTAGAACTTCGCACGCTAAGGATATAGCCGGGACGATCGGATACCCGCAGACGGGCAAGGTGGCTGTATGGCGTTTTATCCATCGATCTGTATCTGACGCTCGTCGCTGCAGTCTCCTACTATCGCTCGCCACGACCGGACACAGGCAGGGATCAAGATGGCAGACGACATCGAACGGGCAGGTTGGACTTGTAGATCGTTCACACCAGACGACCTGGAAATGATCTGCGAACACCGCGAGCATATGTTCCTCGAAGCCGGTGGCGATCCTGAGACACTGAAAATCATGACCGCGCACTTTCGCCCGTGGCTACAACCGCGGCTCGCCGATGGCCGCTACTATGGCTTCGCCCTGCTCGACGCCGATCGCCCCATCGCCGCCATCGGCCTGATGAGCATCGACTGGCCGCCGCACCCTTCCCATCCCACTGATGACCAGCGCGGCTATGTGCTCAACGTCTTCGTCGAACCCAGCCACCGCCGTCGCGGCCTGGCGTCGGCATTGATGCAACTGGCCGATGCCGAGTTCAAACGCCGGGGATTGAGCTTCGCGATACTGCACGCGACTCAGGTCGGCAAACCGGTGTATGAACGGTTGGGGTGGAAGGGTACGTCGGAGATGGCGAAGGTCATTGCCTGATTCAACCACCGCCATCCATCACGATAAGTCGAGTTTGCCCCGTCAGCATGCGCGCGGTTAACCGTCGGCCGGAATTCGATCACCGCACCGGCGCCGCACTGAACTGCCCTTTCTCCAACGACCGCGCATCATTGCCCGTCGCATCCCGTGCATCCAGGTCGGCGCCCTTTGCCGCCAGCGCATCGAGAATATCCTTGCGCTGAAACAACGCCGCGTACATCGCCGCGGTCTGCCCAGAGCCATTGCGCTCGTCCACCGCGCAATCGGCATTCATCAGCCGGTGCGCGATGCTCAGCTCGCCCTTGAAAATCGCCCCCATCAACGCCGTGTTGCCACGTTTGTCCTGGCTGCACGGATTGGCGCCCGCGTGCAGCAACTGCTCCACTGCGGCCTGCTGGCCGTGGTAGGCGGCAAGGATCAGCGCGGTGTAGCCGTTTTCATCACGGGTATCGAGGTCGTAGTGGGCATCGATAAAGACCCCCAGGCGATCGGTGCTGCCCTCGCGGGCGGCTTCGAAATACAGGGCCTGGAGTTGTTGGCGGGTATCGCCCGCCGGCGCGTCGTCGGCAAAAGCGCTAGACGCCATCAGGCCCACGAACAGGAAAAAAATCAGATCACGCATGGCACATCCCTCACTCGCATTGCGGTCACCGGCCGCGCAATGGCGGCCGGTGACCCCACAGGTCAGTCCTGCAGACTGGCGGCCAGTTGCTTGACCTTGGCCAGGTCGCCTTTGGCGACTTTGGTCACACCCGTGCCATAGGCGGGATCGGCCTTGTACAGGTACGAGAGCATGATGTTCTTGCTCTCGGCATCGGTGTCGGCCAACGACTCGCCGAAGCTGTTGATCAGATCCTGTTGCTCCTTGGGCGAGTAAGAGCGATACAGATCACCGGCCTGCTTGAAGTTCTGCTCGCGCTGGATCTTCGCCTGCTGGGTCTTGCCGCTGACGGCCATCTGACTGTAGCGCGCGCTGTCGTCGGCCGGGCGCGGATTCAGGCGGCTGGGCTCGTAGTTGACGCCCGTGGTGGTGTGACCCGTGTTCAGCGCGCCGTCCTGGTTGCCGTTATTGACCGCCACCAAGGGGCGATTGATAGGCAGGTTCATGCCGTTGGCGCCCAGGCGATACATTTGCGTATCGGCGTAGGAGAACACCCTGCCCTGCAACAGGCGATCCTCGGACGGCTCGATGCCCGGCACGACGTTGGCTGGCGACATGGCCACCTGTTCGGTTTCCTGGAAGAAATTGTCGACGTTCTTGTTCAGCACCAGTTGGCCGATCTTCTGCTCAGGTACGTCGGGCCAGATCTTGGTGGCATCCAGCGGGTCGAAGGCGAACTTGGCCAGGTCTTCAGGCTTGAGCACCTGGATGTACAGGTCCCACTTGGGGAAATCGCCTTTGTTGATGGCGCCCACCAGGTCGTGGGTCAAATGCGCGTAATCCTTGCCCTGGGTTTGCACCACTTGGGCAGGGTCGAGGTTTTTCAGGCCTTGCAGGCTCTTCCAGTGAAATTTCACGTAGTGCACTTCGCCCTTGGCGTTCACCAATTTGTAGGCGTGTACGCCATTGCCATCCATGAAGCGATAACTGGCAGGCGTCCCC
Proteins encoded:
- a CDS encoding ABC transporter substrate-binding protein; translated protein: MHPLRHGLTLTLLASALLSGCDKPAAPAATAQASTEAAKPHAGGDVSWGITTEPVCFDPHRSGQQNAFIIIRNYVDSLIGKQADGSFAPWLAKSWSISPDGLQYSFVLRDDVTFTDGEPFNAEAVKANLDYIKDPKHTAIAAWFLEYYDHTEVVNDHEVKIVLSRPDSAMLESLSSVKLGFLAPKTLDSATDSCAGGPGLVGTGPFIFQNYQRGQTARFVKNPDYNWGPAYAKHTGAAYLDSVTYRFIPEYAVRAGALSSGQVDLIEGVQPTDISLFKDAKGFQYLVGPSAETSFTLNINYTHGVATDVRVRQALRDGFDVDALVKSLYLGTVPRAWSNIGPDNPAYNKALAGTWGNKIDAANKLLDDAGWTGRDAEGYRTKDGERLRIEVGFPQPFVRDNRDVLIQSIQAAVKKNIGFDLDLKITTGGDWAKRRVDGTWSIYPNTLNPSDTALSLRDVLGSPGFYSGVRDKADPLILDLIAKARATSDLKARQPILDSIQQRAVDQAYLIPLFAPSYQIAAKDTLHGLGFEAQLDSPSNLYDAWVSPAK
- a CDS encoding GNAT family N-acetyltransferase; translation: MADDIERAGWTCRSFTPDDLEMICEHREHMFLEAGGDPETLKIMTAHFRPWLQPRLADGRYYGFALLDADRPIAAIGLMSIDWPPHPSHPTDDQRGYVLNVFVEPSHRRRGLASALMQLADAEFKRRGLSFAILHATQVGKPVYERLGWKGTSEMAKVIA
- a CDS encoding ankyrin repeat domain-containing protein, whose product is MRDLIFFLFVGLMASSAFADDAPAGDTRQQLQALYFEAAREGSTDRLGVFIDAHYDLDTRDENGYTALILAAYHGQQAAVEQLLHAGANPCSQDKRGNTALMGAIFKGELSIAHRLMNADCAVDERNGSGQTAAMYAALFQRKDILDALAAKGADLDARDATGNDARSLEKGQFSAAPVR
- the katB gene encoding catalase KatB; protein product: MLFSSAFADTLTRDNGAAVGDNQNSQTAGANGPVMLQDVQLLQKLQRFDRERIPERVVHARGTGVHGEFVASSNISDLSKAKVFTPGTHTPVFVRFSSVVHGNHSPETLRDPRGFATKFYTADGNWDLVGNNFPTFFIRDAIKFPDMVHAFKPDPRTNLDDDSRRFDFFSHVPEATRTLTLLYSNEGTPASYRFMDGNGVHAYKLVNAKGEVHYVKFHWKSLQGLKNLDPAQVVQTQGKDYAHLTHDLVGAINKGDFPKWDLYIQVLKPEDLAKFAFDPLDATKIWPDVPEQKIGQLVLNKNVDNFFQETEQVAMSPANVVPGIEPSEDRLLQGRVFSYADTQMYRLGANGMNLPINRPLVAVNNGNQDGALNTGHTTTGVNYEPSRLNPRPADDSARYSQMAVSGKTQQAKIQREQNFKQAGDLYRSYSPKEQQDLINSFGESLADTDAESKNIMLSYLYKADPAYGTGVTKVAKGDLAKVKQLAASLQD